The genomic DNA CGAGTCGTCCATATCATGGGGCACATACGCGTCCTTggggtgcggcgcgtcgggccCCTCGGTGCCGTCCGGCAGCGAGCCCggtgtgccgcgcggcgtgccggagcCGTTCAGGACCGAGGTGAGGTACGTCGAGgggtgcacgtcgcgggGCTGGGGCGCCGGCGGGAGCGGCTTGCCGGTGCTTTCGGCGCTCTGCAGGAGCgacaggcgctgctgcaccacCGGGTTCTccggctcgagctcgagcgcgcggcggtacGCGTCGATCGCGTCCGAGATCTGGTTGTTGCACGACTCGTACAGAATGCCGAGGTTGAACCAGATTTCCGGGATGTATGGGTTGAGGCGGATGGAGCGCGAGTACGCGCCAAGAGCGTCGTGGTACTGGCTGATCTGGAAGTAGAGGATGCCGATCGAGCACCACAGCACGGGGTTCTTTCCGTCGCGGTACACGGTCTGCTGGTAGGCCTCGTACGCCTTGTTGAACTCCTCGGCCTCCATGTACGTGCGGCCGAGCAAATACCACGCCTTGGGGTCGTTCGGGTCTGAGTCGAGCGACTGCGAAAGGAGGTGCACGGCCGTGTCGACGTCCTTGAAGCCGGTAGCCGACTGCATGTAAagcccgccgagctgctgcaggacCTTGGCGTGGTTGGGGTTTTCCGagagcacgcgctcgtACGCCTCCTTCGCAAGCAGGTActcgtgctgctgctcgtAGACGTGGCCGATCTGGAACCAAATGTCCATCTCCGTCAGCGGCTTTGGGGGGTTCGGAAGGATGTAGCGGAAGCACTCGAGGCTCGATTCAAACTGGCCCTGTTGCTTGTAAATAatgccgaggcggaagTAGATCTCGTTCGCCTTTTCGTAGTTCGGATCCATCCGCACGACACTCGTAAAGGTCTCTTCGGCGTGCTCCAGCGAGCCGTAGCGATCGTAGAGGATACCGATGCCGTACCAGAGCTTGGGCTCGTTGGGGTTCGGCAGGTGGTACAGCGCCTGGTGGTAGGCCGTGTACGCCttctgcagctcgtccatcATCAGGTAGCAGTGGCCCATGGCGCCCCACACCTCGCCGTTGTCGGGAGTGATGTTCAGCACGCGCTGGAAGCACTCGACGGCAAGATCAAAGTGGTCCAGCGTGCGGTACATGGTCGCCATGGCACTCAGTGCGGGCACCGAGTACGGGttgtgcagcagcgcagaGTCATACGCCGACAGCGCGCGCGTGTAATCCTCCATCGCTTCGGCCGTCGATCCGATCGAGAGCCACGTCTGTTCGTTCGCCGAGCTTAGTTTTGAGAGAATGGGCGGCATGGCATCCGCTACAGGTGCCATCGGCGCACCATCGACCATctcgggcgcgacggcagcagcggtgcgcggcgagtgCCGCAGCATTTCCGGGGGCGGGGGCGTGCGGTGGCGCACGTCCACGTACGGGACAGCAGGCGCACCCCCACTCACAGGCACCGGCATGGGTTCGGCACTCGGAACGGGACGCGCACCCGATGCACTCGGCATGCGCGAAGAGCCGCCTTGCGACGAGGCACGGGAGTAGGAGCGCCCACGGGAAGAGGCTCCCATGTCTACTGGCACCATCGTATGTGGTGCTTATGAATGCGACACCTAAAAAAAGATGCCAGAAAAGGAAAAGTGGGTAGATCACGGCACGGGTGCCTAATCGAAGGGCCGTCGATCCCTGCGTGCGGCTGTCCTGAGCGACGAGACAGGGGTTCGGGGTCTGCCGCCACGTGGAATTCTGCAAAGGCCAGCCGTTCATTTTCCAAATATGCATATGCAGAAACACCCCAGATCCGGAGATGCAGCGCCGGGGGCACTCGATGCTAGGAACGCTATTTCTACCAACCGCGCGAGGCTAGCTTGCCGCCCTTCATGTTGTCGGTGATGGTGAGACCGACCAtggcctcgccgaggttcGTCGACACCTCGGCGAGTTTTGCGGCGTCGTTGTAGtgcgcgaccgcctgcacaatggccttggcgcgctccgcctgGTTGTTACCCTTGCTGTTGTGTTAGCTGTTGATAGTAGGTGTACGTACAAGATACCCGATCCCACAAACACAccgtcgctgccgagctgcatcatgagcgcagcgtcggcgggcGTCGCAACACCGCCCGCGGCAAAGTTGACCACAGGGAGGCGCTTCAGGCGAGCAGTCTCCTTGAGCAGGTGGAACGGAGCCTGGTGTTAGTCAAAGCGACGTACCTTGAGGTCGCGCGCGTAGGCGtagagctcgtcgtcgctcatgctcgccgcgcggcggatCTCGGCCTGAACCGTGCGCTggtggcgcacggcctcgaccACGTTACCGGTGCCGGCCTCACCCTTGGTGCGGATCATGGCAGCACCCTCGctgatgcggcgcagcgcctcgccgaggttgCGGCAGCCACACACGAACGGCACCTTGAAGTTATGCTTGTTGATGTGGTGCTCGTCATCGGCGGGGGTAAGCACCTCGCTCTCGTCAATGTAGTCCACGTTGCAGGCCTGCAGGATCTGGGCCTCGACAAAGTGGCCGATACGGCACTTGGCCATCACGGGGATCGTGACAGCGTCAATGATCTCCTGAATCATCTTGGGGTCCGACATGCGGGCCACACCACCATCCTGGCGGATATCAGCAGGGACACGCTCAAGCGCCATgacggcgcacgcgccagcctcctcggcaatgcgcgcctgctcggcgttGACGACGTCCATAATGACACCGCCCTTGAGCATCTGCGCGAGACCGCTCTTCACACCAAAGGTGCCGAGGTTTCCGGAGCCACGCGGGGTGGTCGCAGCCTTCTCAGCGTTGTTCGCACTAGGCAGAATTTTCGGGTTATCGGTCGACATGGTTACGAGTcacggcgcctcggcgtgttcttcgcgccacgccgctgcgcagctgACGGAGCAGACTTATAGTCACGTGATGTTGCTGACATACGCACCGGGAAACGCCGGGGGTGGACGGAAGTTTGAGTTGGAATTGCTCCCGCAGCCGTTGGGCCTTTCGCTTCTCTGATTACCACACGTCGCCGTCTGGCTGGGTTTTCGTATACACCGCGTGTGATCCGTGATGTCTGTCCCTATCTGTCGGAGTATTGTGTCGCGCCGTGCTACGAACGTCGGGTACGTGTTTTCCCCTCGCTCCCGTGCTAACCGCAGCTCGACGGTTCGCCAGCTCGCCAACGGCACCCCTGTCGTCTCGGGTCTGAACCTCAATGTTTCGGCCCCGGCTGACCCCCACGCTcacgacgagcacgccgcgggTCCCCGTGGCGACCTCTCAGCTGTGCCCTCGTGGACCAGCAAGGCCAGCCTCCGTGGCCACTCTGTCTTCTCCCGCTCGGCTGTGAACAGTATGTAACTtgcacgcgcgtgcgctgacCGCCAGCCAAGGTCTCGGGTGTGCAGACCTCGGTCCGTGGTCTTTCGACCTCGGCCCGTGCCTTGGAGACCCCCGACTTTAGCCAATACCGTGCCAAGTCGCCCGAGGTGCACCGCGCCTTCTCCTACTTCCTGATCGGAAGCTTTGGTGCCCTGGCTGCTACGAGCGCCCGCTCGACGGTGACCAACTTCCTGTCGACGatgagcgcgtcgagcgatgtgcttgcgctcgccaaggtcgaggtcgacatGGCCAACATCCCTGTTGGCAAGAACGCCATCATCAAGTGGCGTGGTAAGCCCGTCTTTGTGCGCCACCGCACGGAGGACGAGATCAAGGAGGCTGAGGACTGCGATGTGTCCAAGCTCCGTGACCCCGAGAcggacgagcagcgcgtcaaGCGCCCGGAATGGCTCGTCATGGTCGGTGTATGCACCCACCTGGGTTGTGTGCCGATCGGCGAGGCCGGTGAATACGGTGGCTGGTTCTGCCCTTGCCACGGTAGCCACTACGACATCAGCGGCCGTATCCGCAAGGGCCCCGCGCCCCTGAACCTCGAGATTCCCGAGTACGACTTTAACGATGGCGAGGAGAAGGTACGTGATTTTGGGGGGTTATACAAACAGATGCTAACACACGCTACAGATCGTCATCGGTTAAGTAGGCTTCGTATTCCCTTGCTCTGCAGCTCTTAGCCCCACACGTTCCGAGCGCACCATCTGCCGGCTCtctgctcggcacggcgtTTTGCCGTTGGTCAGCCCTGAATTTTCATTGGTCCGAGCGGAGCGCGGGCGGCCACTGGATTAGCAATCCAAGTCGGCTCATCGGCGATCCGTGCGCCGGCTGACACGCGCTGGACAGGCTGAGACGCGTGCAtggccggccgcggcaagCGGCGTGGGTCGATGCGCCTGTGCTTGTTACGTAGTGTGCCGTCTAGAAAACTATTGCGACGAGCCTAGAGCCTGCCAAAGCCGCCTTTGCTCTTCTTGACCTTGGGCTTGacatcctcgtcgtcgctgccctcgccacgctcgcggcgcttcttcatgtcgtcgcgcgcagccttggcctcgagctcgtcccagtcctcgccctcgctTTCCTCCTCGACATCGGAGCCCTCTTCGCTCTCGTCCTCCGAGGCACCAAAGTCGGAGCCGCTCTCCGAGTCCTCGGTCGACTCCTGCTCCTCTTCGGCGAGGTCCGAGTCGAACTCGGACTCTGCCTCGCTGTCCGAGCCGTCCGACGCGTCCGACGCATCTGCCTGAAGGACTGCTGTGAGTAGGTTGTACGTACACTCCCATCCACCCTCTTGGAAGAACGCGTAGGGGTCTGCAGCGTGAGCGTCCCAAGCCAAACTTACCCTCGTTGATCGTCTTCATGATCGCGCCCCAGTTGAGGTTGACCGCGCCCTCGGTTACGCACACGTCGACCGAGCTGGGTTAGCCAAAGTACGTACTCAAGCCACTGCTTCACGTCGTCcagcgaggtgctcggcacgctgctaATGTGCAGCGGCGTACGCGAAAAGTCGCTAAACACAAACACCATATCGAACGACGAGAGGCCGTATTGCACACGTTCCAGGTGCACAATCTCGATCTCGGACAGGGTCACGACCAAAAACGGCGGGTCGGTCAGGTGCACCAGGCAGTCGGTCGTCGGCTGCAGCAGGACactggcgcgcgacggcacACCAGTAAAGCCCAGGTCGCGGTAGGGAATGTCGACCTGGAGGCGTCCCTcggacgcgtcggcgatgcgctgcgcaaagtGCTTAAACTCCTTGTTGAGGTGGTGGCGGTgacggcgctcctcctgctcgagctcgatctcgtcctcgtcgccggcccTGTACCGACGCTTGCGGTTGCCCGTCTCGTCGAACTGCACGTCGGACGCTTCACGGTAGAACTGGATGTCCTTGGTTTTCCGCTTGCCGATCATCACGGGCGACTTGAGGTGGAAGTGGATCAGCACAATCAGCTCCTTGTCGCACGGCTGGTAGAAGAGGTGCTTGACATTGCTGAACGGAATGTCGATCTTTTGGtcctggcgcagcggcgacaCGAACCGCACACCATTCTGGTGGATCGTAAGGCCGCCCGGCAGGCGCTTAccctcgagcgccgggcgcgggAAGACGTCCGGGAGAATATACGGGCGCGCCTTGTTGAGCACCAGCTGATCCTGCTCGAtgacgtcggcgagctccttgcgctccgcctcgcgcttcgacgcgatgcgccgcatctCGGTGATTTCGTTGTAGATCGCGTCAAAGTGGCGTGCGTCCGTCGAGCGGTAGCTGATGTTGCGGATAAAGGTGGCGTCCGGGTCGTCGAACGGCACGTCGTCCTTCTTGCCCGACAGCTGGCCCGGCGTGACAAAGTTGATGCGCAGATACGTAtactcgccctcgtccgACTTGCTCACGTTCTTCACCGTCTTGATATGAAAAGGCACGGCAAACGAGTTGATCGGCAGGATAAGCGACtgtgcgcgcgcgtcgaccatGATCTGGGTGAGCAGAAAAAAAAACCTACTCGCAGTTCGTCCACCTTGGTCGGGAGCATGTTCTCGCGACGGTAGCTCTCGTACTTTTTAAACACTTCCTCGttcgcgtcgcgctccgcccCGTCTTCGCCCTTGAAGCGCTTCAGGCCCTCGTCCTGCTTCTGCTTCACGAGCTCGCCCTGGTGCTCCTTCATCTTCTTGGCGACCGACTCGTCAATCGTGGCAGTCCGCGCACGACTGCGCAGCATCTTGccgccggcctcgcgccCTCCTTTAACCGGCTGCGTCAGTAAGTCGACCTACACTCGGCGCCATCGCGGATAAGAgtcgcgacgcgtcgcggcgagccgcgtgCTGCTTAGCAAGCGTCACGTGTGGCCGCCTCCACGGCGTGGCCCCGGcgtggcgcttgcgcggagcgcgtgTGGCAGATGCGGTCGGCGTTTAAGAAAGAGCACTCGTTCGGTATGCATTGTAGCTGACCAGCAGAGCAGCGCAAGATAGAGGCGGATCGGATCCGGCAAAAGTACCCCGACCGTATCCCGGTGATCTGCGAGAAGGCGGACAAGACAGACATCCCAACGATTGACAAGAAAAAATACCTGGTGCCTTCGGTaggtcgcgccgctcaccCAGGACTTG from Malassezia japonica chromosome 1, complete sequence includes the following:
- the SSN6 gene encoding glucose repression mediator protein (BUSCO:EOG09261RFF; COG:S; EggNog:ENOG503NVJD); the protein is MVPVDMGASSRGRSYSRASSQGGSSRMPSASGARPVPSAEPMPVPVSGGAPAVPYVDVRHRTPPPPEMLRHSPRTAAAVAPEMVDGAPMAPVADAMPPILSKLSSANEQTWLSIGSTAEAMEDYTRALSAYDSALLHNPYSVPALSAMATMYRTLDHFDLAVECFQRVLNITPDNGEVWGAMGHCYLMMDELQKAYTAYHQALYHLPNPNEPKLWYGIGILYDRYGSLEHAEETFTSVVRMDPNYEKANEIYFRLGIIYKQQGQFESSLECFRYILPNPPKPLTEMDIWFQIGHVYEQQHEYLLAKEAYERVLSENPNHAKVLQQLGGLYMQSATGFKDVDTAVHLLSQSLDSDPNDPKAWYLLGRTYMEAEEFNKAYEAYQQTVYRDGKNPVLWCSIGILYFQISQYHDALGAYSRSIRLNPYIPEIWFNLGILYESCNNQISDAIDAYRRALELEPENPVVQQRLSLLQSAESTGKPLPPAPQPRDVHPSTYLTSVLNGSGTPRGTPGSLPDGTEGPDAPHPKDAYVPHDMDDSIDNVPKAAARPPPELTSPPRHRGDDGRTSPKLPSYAATYADYRSEAGAPAYGHPGPNRYYQGAPHEWDRQYYGNSYDAQPEAAHPAPSSSRGPAWRGYDARAERAAYDAPRASRPYTSSVRSPGLAPLAQRGHDEYTERATPEYSRDGRPADPKRARARPESELRGARPDEGVRRKREEPRAPRPAEHARKPSGSVARMSREPEPPRPAPVSRREVDEDYDEGAASALMGLAGAAASAYEASNAERVNAQREAEAHKAQKHALDAPSAEPAKRPRSEAEAPAADMSVDSVSEAPRAEPQPEPEKSEAPAPPAAASHDDAPAASSAPAPSESSAPTTEPTNDTDSHAAPEHTEPSPAAAEAPAPSP
- a CDS encoding pyridoxal 5'-phosphate synthase (glutamine hydrolyzing) (COG:H; EggNog:ENOG503NVDT; BUSCO:EOG09263MIB); translated protein: MSTDNPKILPSANNAEKAATTPRGSGNLGTFGVKSGLAQMLKGGVIMDVVNAEQARIAEEAGACAVMALERVPADIRQDGGVARMSDPKMIQEIIDAVTIPVMAKCRIGHFVEAQILQACNVDYIDESEVLTPADDEHHINKHNFKVPFVCGCRNLGEALRRISEGAAMIRTKGEAGTGNVVEAVRHQRTVQAEIRRAASMSDDELYAYARDLKAPFHLLKETARLKRLPVVNFAAGGVATPADAALMMQLGSDGVFVGSGIFKGNNQAERAKAIVQAVAHYNDAAKLAEVSTNLGEAMVGLTITDNMKGGKLASRGW
- the RIP1 gene encoding quinol--cytochrome-c reductase (EggNog:ENOG503NV7A; BUSCO:EOG09264MIL; COG:C), with translation MSVPICRSIVSRRATNVGSTVRQLANGTPVVSGLNLNVSAPADPHAHDEHAAGPRGDLSAVPSWTSKASLRGHSVFSRSAVNTKVSGVQTSVRGLSTSARALETPDFSQYRAKSPEVHRAFSYFLIGSFGALAATSARSTVTNFLSTMSASSDVLALAKVEVDMANIPVGKNAIIKWRGKPVFVRHRTEDEIKEAEDCDVSKLRDPETDEQRVKRPEWLVMVGVCTHLGCVPIGEAGEYGGWFCPCHGSHYDISGRIRKGPAPLNLEIPEYDFNDGEEKIVIG
- the SPT16 gene encoding Xaa-Pro aminopeptidase (COG:K; EggNog:ENOG503NW09), with product MAPSPVKGGREAGGKMLRSRARTATIDESVAKKMKEHQGELVKQKQDEGLKRFKGEDGAERDANEEVFKKYESYRRENMLPTKVDELRIMVDARAQSLILPINSFAVPFHIKTVKNVSKSDEGEYTYLRINFVTPGQLSGKKDDVPFDDPDATFIRNISYRSTDARHFDAIYNEITEMRRIASKREAERKELADVIEQDQLVLNKARPYILPDVFPRPALEGKRLPGGLTIHQNGVRFVSPLRQDQKIDIPFSNVKHLFYQPCDKELIVLIHFHLKSPVMIGKRKTKDIQFYREASDVQFDETGNRKRRYRAGDEDEIELEQEERRHRHHLNKEFKHFAQRIADASEGRLQVDIPYRDLGFTGVPSRASVLLQPTTDCLVHLTDPPFLVVTLSEIEIVHLERVQYGLSSFDMVFVFSDFSRTPLHISSVPSTSLDDVKQWLDSVDVCVTEGAVNLNWGAIMKTINEDPYAFFQEGGWECTYNLLTAVLQADASDASDGSDSEAESEFDSDLAEEEQESTEDSESGSDFGASEDESEEGSDVEEESEGEDWDELEAKAARDDMKKRRERGEGSDDEDVKPKVKKSKGGFGRL